The following proteins are co-located in the Noviherbaspirillum sp. UKPF54 genome:
- a CDS encoding rubrerythrin family protein, which yields MAQQNSVTVQNLEAAFAGESMAHIKYRYFAKLAREAGAHDVAKIFEETAEQEVMHAFGHLDLLYPKAKLTPAKALEIAIEGETYEYTEMYPKFRHLAVEEGNQAAVAEFDEQIAESKEHADAFRRTLEIAAKRFAALAKVEERHANNYRQALAATQQ from the coding sequence ATGGCACAGCAGAATTCCGTCACCGTCCAGAACCTCGAAGCCGCGTTTGCCGGCGAATCGATGGCGCATATCAAGTACCGTTACTTCGCCAAACTGGCGCGCGAAGCCGGCGCCCATGACGTGGCGAAGATTTTCGAAGAAACCGCCGAGCAGGAAGTCATGCACGCCTTCGGCCACCTCGACCTGCTGTATCCGAAGGCGAAGCTGACCCCGGCCAAGGCCCTCGAAATCGCGATCGAAGGCGAAACCTACGAATACACCGAGATGTATCCGAAGTTCCGCCACCTGGCCGTGGAAGAAGGCAATCAGGCGGCGGTAGCCGAGTTCGACGAGCAGATCGCCGAATCGAAGGAACACGCCGACGCCTTCCGCCGCACGCTCGAAATCGCCGCCAAGCGCTTCGCCGCGCTGGCCAAGGTGGAAGAGCGCCACGCGAACAATTACCGCCAGGCGCTGGCCGCCACGCAGCAGTAA
- a CDS encoding CinA family protein, with product MNDMMDLAARVGRALQEKSLLLTTAESCTGGGVSQLITEIAGSSEWFDCGFVTYSNASKSELLDVSPALIAQFGTVSEEVAGAMAEGALANSNAHVALSTTGIAGPGGAVPGKPVGTVCFAWSIERNNHQHTYTERHVYSGDRQAVRQQTVMHALQGLLRFIEQY from the coding sequence ATGAACGACATGATGGATCTGGCGGCGCGCGTCGGCCGCGCCCTTCAGGAAAAAAGCTTGCTGCTGACAACCGCCGAGTCGTGCACCGGCGGCGGGGTGTCGCAGTTGATCACCGAGATCGCCGGTTCTTCGGAATGGTTCGATTGCGGCTTCGTTACCTATTCCAACGCGTCCAAGAGCGAGTTGCTGGATGTCTCGCCGGCGCTGATCGCGCAGTTCGGCACCGTCAGCGAGGAAGTCGCCGGCGCCATGGCCGAGGGCGCGCTGGCCAACAGCAATGCGCATGTGGCCCTGTCGACCACCGGCATCGCCGGACCCGGCGGCGCGGTGCCCGGCAAGCCGGTCGGCACCGTCTGCTTTGCCTGGTCGATCGAGCGCAACAACCACCAGCACACCTACACCGAGCGACACGTCTACAGCGGCGACCGGCAGGCGGTTCGCCAGCAGACCGTGATGCACGCTCTGCAGGGCTTGCTGCGCTTTATCGAGCAGTATTAG
- the thiL gene encoding thiamine-phosphate kinase, which produces MLSEFDLIAQYFTRPARDTARVALGVGDDCALLAPSPGMQLAISTDMLVEGRHFFPGADPFWLGHKCLAVNLSDLAAMGAKPLAFTLALALPDARAEWLAPFSQGMLALADAHGCELIGGDTTKGPLNICITVFGEVAPGQALRRDGAQAGDDIWISGTVGDARLALAGYRNELALDAAALQAAGQRMHAPTPRVALGLALRGLAHAAIDISDGLAGDLGHILKRSRVGATLDVDALPAGPMLAMQPQDVRRRFALAGGDDYELCFTAPAKRRADVLDAARTAGITVTRAGTIDSTPGLRLADAHGAPLHLSLSSFDHFASP; this is translated from the coding sequence ATGTTGTCCGAATTCGACCTGATTGCGCAGTATTTCACCCGCCCTGCGCGCGACACCGCCCGGGTGGCACTGGGCGTGGGCGACGATTGCGCCTTGCTCGCGCCGTCGCCCGGCATGCAGCTGGCCATCTCCACCGATATGCTGGTCGAGGGCCGGCATTTCTTTCCCGGCGCCGATCCGTTTTGGCTCGGCCATAAATGTCTTGCGGTAAACCTTTCCGACCTCGCGGCCATGGGTGCGAAGCCGTTGGCGTTCACGCTCGCGCTGGCCTTACCCGATGCCCGGGCCGAATGGCTGGCGCCCTTTTCGCAGGGCATGCTGGCGCTGGCCGATGCGCACGGCTGCGAACTGATCGGCGGCGATACGACCAAGGGGCCGCTCAACATCTGCATCACCGTGTTCGGTGAAGTCGCGCCCGGCCAGGCGCTGCGGCGCGACGGCGCGCAGGCCGGCGACGACATCTGGATTTCCGGCACCGTGGGCGACGCGCGTCTGGCGCTCGCCGGCTACCGCAACGAGCTCGCGCTGGACGCCGCCGCCCTGCAAGCGGCGGGACAGCGGATGCATGCGCCGACGCCGCGCGTGGCGCTCGGCCTGGCCTTGCGCGGCCTGGCGCACGCGGCCATCGACATTTCCGACGGACTGGCGGGCGACCTCGGCCATATCCTGAAACGATCGCGGGTAGGCGCGACGCTCGACGTCGACGCCCTGCCGGCCGGGCCGATGCTGGCCATGCAGCCGCAGGATGTGCGGCGCCGCTTCGCGCTGGCCGGCGGCGACGACTACGAACTGTGCTTTACCGCGCCGGCAAAGCGCCGCGCCGACGTCCTCGACGCCGCCCGCACGGCAGGCATCACCGTCACCCGCGCCGGCACCATCGATTCCACGCCCGGCCTGCGCCTGGCCGATGCGCACGGCGCGCCGCTTCATCTGTCTCTCTCCTCTTTCGACCACTTCGCTTCCCCATGA
- a CDS encoding IS110 family transposase: MNTTTTVAVDLAKSVFQLAVADTSWRVIEQHRLTRSQFERWFLNRNVSLVIMEACGSAHHWARWLNSLGIDVRLLPAAYIRAYVRRNKTDAADACALLEAARCADIAPVKVKSIEQQALQGLHRTRSLWMGTRTSRINALRGFCREFGISVAAGSRNGLEQISRVLADPHSAVPNLIRGTMKLLVEEIRLLEARIAQLERELTTLAKQSAACTTLLSIPGIGLLTATAMVAATSGNVQHFRDARHFASWFGLTPKEYLSGSTRCLGRISKRGDRYLRMLLTHGARSVLRAASVAQAAGRQLDGLRQWALAVQARSNHNKAACALANKLARICYAALRDAEPYTGMVTRMKKKMERTAYAMPA; this comes from the coding sequence ATGAATACTACTACTACCGTGGCTGTTGACTTGGCCAAATCCGTATTCCAGCTTGCTGTGGCCGATACCTCCTGGCGTGTTATCGAGCAGCATCGATTGACGCGCAGCCAGTTCGAGCGCTGGTTCCTCAATCGCAACGTATCGCTGGTCATCATGGAAGCTTGCGGTTCGGCCCATCACTGGGCGCGCTGGCTCAATAGCCTGGGCATCGACGTACGCCTGCTGCCCGCCGCCTACATTCGCGCCTACGTTCGGCGCAACAAGACCGACGCAGCCGATGCCTGCGCCTTGCTGGAAGCGGCGCGTTGTGCCGACATTGCCCCGGTCAAAGTCAAATCGATTGAACAGCAAGCCTTGCAGGGGCTGCATCGCACCCGTTCGCTTTGGATGGGTACCCGCACCTCGCGCATCAATGCCTTGCGTGGATTCTGCCGGGAGTTCGGTATTTCCGTTGCGGCTGGCAGCCGCAACGGCCTGGAACAAATCAGCCGTGTGCTGGCCGATCCGCATTCGGCCGTGCCTAACCTGATCAGAGGCACCATGAAACTGCTGGTCGAGGAAATCCGCCTGCTCGAAGCCCGCATCGCGCAGCTCGAACGCGAACTGACTACCTTGGCCAAGCAGAGTGCCGCCTGCACAACATTGCTGTCGATTCCCGGCATCGGCTTGCTGACTGCCACGGCGATGGTCGCCGCCACCAGCGGCAACGTGCAGCACTTCCGTGATGCGCGCCACTTTGCCAGCTGGTTCGGCCTTACACCCAAGGAATATTTGTCCGGCAGCACGCGATGCCTGGGCCGTATCTCCAAGCGCGGGGATCGCTACCTGCGCATGCTGCTCACCCACGGCGCGCGCTCGGTATTGCGTGCTGCCAGCGTGGCGCAGGCCGCCGGCCGACAGCTTGACGGGCTGCGGCAATGGGCATTGGCCGTGCAGGCGCGCAGCAACCATAACAAGGCCGCCTGTGCCCTGGCCAACAAATTGGCGCGCATCTGCTACGCGGCCCTGCGCGATGCCGAACCGTATACGGGAATGGTGACGCGCATGAAGAAAAAGATGGAACGCACCGCGTACGCGATGCCTGCCTGA
- a CDS encoding DMT family transporter, translated as MTSLSRKDWILLILLTLCWGINWPVMKLGVRDFPPVSFRTISMIGGLPVIWLAARMQGASLAIPRSQLKEVIKLAIPNMLIWHVFIILGVKMLSSGRAAILGYTMPVWALLSGLLFFGDRPTRGAWFGIGCALAGAVLLMSSEFSALAGNPLGSILALIAAAAWGFGTVLLKRSSIDMPTISLTFWMLSLAAIAMTLVSAVFESARWHWPDRTTLLAMLYNAAIIFGFAHTVWFKLARTLPPIASSLSVMMIPVLGVFSGAWLLGETPHWPDYAAMALILVAMSTVLLKPRHPTHK; from the coding sequence ATGACATCGCTTTCTCGCAAAGACTGGATTCTGCTTATCCTGCTGACCCTTTGCTGGGGCATCAACTGGCCGGTCATGAAACTGGGCGTGCGCGATTTTCCGCCGGTGAGCTTTCGCACCATCAGCATGATCGGTGGCCTGCCCGTGATCTGGCTGGCCGCGCGCATGCAGGGCGCCTCGCTTGCGATTCCGCGCAGCCAGTTGAAGGAAGTAATCAAGTTGGCGATCCCGAACATGCTGATCTGGCATGTGTTCATCATTCTCGGCGTAAAGATGCTGTCATCCGGGCGCGCCGCCATCCTCGGCTACACGATGCCGGTGTGGGCGCTGCTGAGTGGCTTGCTGTTCTTCGGCGACCGTCCGACGCGCGGCGCGTGGTTCGGCATCGGCTGTGCGCTGGCGGGTGCCGTGCTGCTGATGTCGAGCGAATTTTCCGCCCTCGCCGGCAATCCGCTCGGCAGCATCCTGGCGCTGATCGCCGCCGCTGCCTGGGGCTTCGGCACGGTCTTGCTGAAGCGATCATCGATCGACATGCCGACCATTTCGCTTACCTTCTGGATGCTGAGCCTGGCAGCGATCGCCATGACGCTGGTGTCGGCCGTGTTCGAAAGCGCGCGCTGGCACTGGCCCGACCGCACCACGCTGCTCGCCATGCTGTACAACGCGGCCATCATTTTCGGCTTTGCCCATACCGTCTGGTTCAAGCTGGCGCGCACGCTGCCGCCGATTGCCTCCAGCCTGTCGGTAATGATGATTCCGGTGCTCGGCGTATTTTCCGGCGCCTGGCTGCTGGGCGAAACACCGCACTGGCCCGATTATGCGGCGATGGCGCTGATCCTGGTGGCGATGAGCACCGTGCTGTTGAAACCGCGTCATCCCACCCATAAATAA
- a CDS encoding rubredoxin, with amino-acid sequence MKTYQCIVCGFVYDEAAGMPEDGIAPGTKWADIPADWECPDCGVAKADFEMVEI; translated from the coding sequence ATGAAAACCTATCAATGCATCGTTTGCGGATTCGTGTACGACGAGGCGGCCGGCATGCCGGAAGACGGCATCGCGCCCGGCACGAAATGGGCCGATATCCCGGCCGACTGGGAATGCCCGGATTGCGGCGTGGCCAAGGCCGACTTCGAGATGGTCGAAATCTGA
- the pyrF gene encoding orotidine-5'-phosphate decarboxylase has product MTFIKKLSAAWAANNSLLCVGLDPDIAKFPGQLQGKPDAIFTFCKAIIDATADAACAFKPQIAYFAALRAEEQLEEICAYLRATYPQIPIVLDAKRGDIGATAEQYAREAFERYGADAVTVNPYMGYDSVAPYLEWKDRGVIILCRTSNPGGSDLQFLDAGGKPVYQHVAQLVADKWNTNGQCGLVVGATFPNELALVRGIVGDMPLLVPGIGAQGGDIEATVNAGKTAGGTGMMINSSRAILYAKPDEKIGEDFAQAARRVAIETRDAINRFRG; this is encoded by the coding sequence GTGACTTTCATCAAAAAACTATCCGCCGCCTGGGCGGCAAACAATTCCCTGCTGTGCGTCGGACTGGACCCGGATATCGCGAAGTTTCCTGGCCAGTTGCAGGGCAAGCCGGATGCGATCTTTACATTCTGTAAGGCGATCATCGATGCGACGGCGGACGCAGCCTGCGCCTTCAAGCCGCAGATCGCGTATTTCGCGGCGCTGCGTGCCGAAGAGCAACTGGAGGAGATTTGCGCCTACCTGCGCGCGACCTATCCGCAAATCCCGATCGTGCTCGACGCCAAGCGCGGCGACATCGGCGCTACCGCCGAACAGTATGCGCGCGAAGCGTTCGAGCGCTACGGCGCGGACGCGGTGACGGTCAATCCCTACATGGGCTACGACTCGGTGGCGCCCTACCTGGAATGGAAGGATCGCGGTGTCATCATCCTGTGCCGCACTTCGAACCCGGGTGGCTCCGATCTGCAATTCTTGGATGCCGGCGGCAAGCCGGTCTATCAGCATGTGGCGCAGCTGGTGGCGGACAAGTGGAATACCAATGGCCAGTGCGGCCTCGTGGTCGGCGCTACCTTCCCCAATGAGCTGGCGCTGGTGCGCGGCATCGTCGGCGACATGCCGCTGCTGGTGCCGGGCATCGGCGCGCAGGGTGGCGACATCGAGGCGACCGTCAATGCCGGAAAGACGGCCGGCGGCACCGGCATGATGATCAATTCCTCGCGCGCGATCCTGTACGCGAAGCCGGATGAAAAGATCGGCGAGGATTTCGCGCAGGCCGCGCGCCGGGTGGCGATCGAAACGCGCGACGCGATCAACCGCTTTCGCGGCTGA
- a CDS encoding phosphatidylglycerophosphatase A, whose amino-acid sequence MTTLEPGQSAYVTKPNARFMLSHPAHVLAQGFGSGLSPVVPGTSGTLFAWLAFNVLSTRWPQWFTPLHWALVIAAGFVVGVWACHRTGRDLGIADHGSMVWDEIIAFWLVLLVLMPADFNTQLWAFVWFRFFDMVKPAPIRYFDRHLKGGFGVMWDDIVAAFYTLLVFAVWRAI is encoded by the coding sequence ATGACCACACTGGAACCCGGCCAGAGCGCCTACGTCACCAAGCCGAACGCGCGCTTCATGCTGTCCCATCCGGCCCACGTGCTGGCGCAAGGCTTCGGCAGCGGCCTGTCGCCGGTCGTTCCGGGCACATCCGGGACGCTGTTCGCGTGGCTGGCGTTCAATGTCTTGTCGACGCGTTGGCCGCAATGGTTCACGCCGCTGCACTGGGCGCTCGTCATCGCGGCCGGATTCGTCGTCGGTGTCTGGGCCTGCCACCGGACCGGGCGTGACCTCGGCATCGCCGATCACGGCAGCATGGTATGGGATGAAATCATCGCGTTCTGGCTGGTGCTGCTGGTACTGATGCCGGCCGACTTCAATACCCAGCTGTGGGCGTTTGTCTGGTTCCGCTTTTTCGACATGGTGAAGCCGGCCCCGATCCGCTATTTCGACCGCCACCTGAAAGGCGGCTTCGGCGTGATGTGGGATGACATCGTCGCCGCGTTTTACACGCTGCTGGTGTTCGCCGTGTGGCGCGCCATCTGA
- a CDS encoding hydantoinase B/oxoprolinase family protein gives MNAPRQDDRWQFWIDRGGTFTDIVARRPDGKLLTHKLLSDNPGRYTDAAVAGIRHLLGLDPAAAIPAHLVESVKMGTTVATNALLERKGEPTVLVMTRGFRDALRIAYQNRPRLFDRHIVLPELLYEQVVEADERIGAHGDIVTPLDEAQFRRELGEMHARGYRAVAVALMHGYRFTQHEAAIERIARELGFTQVSVSHKVSPLMKLVPRGDTTVVDAYLSPILRRYVDQVADRMQGVRLLFMQSNGGLADAHRFQGKDSILSGPAGGIVGMARTATSAGFDKIIGFDMGGTSTDVSHYAGEFEREFDTQVAGVRLRAPMMSIHTVAAGGGSLLHFDGTRYRVGPDSAGANPGPASYRRGGNLALTDANLMLGKIQPAYFPAVFGPQGEQPLDRDIVAQKFAELADRIHRATGKRGSPEQVAEGFIDIAVGNMANAIKFISVQRGHDVTEYTLNTFGGAGGQHACLVAAALGITRIFAHPLAGVLSAYGMGLADQIAMREQALEIALEPPAMPPLREKLQALAALARDDLSAQGVPQERIGVVERVHLRYQGTDSAVVLPFSPLADMVAQFEAAYRKRYAFLMPNKPLVIEAISVEAIGACEDAEAGDECLPPRAGPLRAAETVRLFSGGQWHDAALYLREDMRPGDLVHGPAVIAEKNATTVAEPGWAAEVTALNHLVLTRVAARSRSKAIGTSADPVMLEVFNNLFMSIAEQMGLRLQNTAFSVNIKERLDFSCALFDARGNLIANAPHIPVHLGSMGDSIKTIMRANAGKMRPGDVYMLNDPYNGGTHLPDVTVITPVFDATGNDILFYVGSRGHHADIGGITPGSMPPASKVVEEEGVLIDNFLLVQGGRLREQETIALLSSGRHPCRNIPQNLADLRAQIAANQKGAEELLKMVGHFGLDVVQAYMRHVQDNAEEAVRRVITSLRDGSYEYRLDNGAAIKVAIRVDRQARSAVIDFTGTSPQLDNNFNAPSAICTAAVLYVFRTLVDDDIPLNAGCLKPLEIIIPQGSMLNPRYPAAVVSGNVETSSCITNALYGALGVLASAPCTMNNFTFGNERYQYYETIAGGSGAGDGFNGTDVVQTHMTNSRLTDPEVLEWRFPVRLDSYQIRPDSGGRGRWHGGNGGIRKIRFLQKMTAAILSNNRLVAPFGMAGGEAGQCGRNYVIRADGMREELGFIASTEMQPGDLFVIETPGGGGFGRLQDEASEDGLAKRDG, from the coding sequence ATGAACGCGCCGCGGCAGGACGATCGCTGGCAGTTCTGGATCGACCGCGGCGGCACCTTTACCGATATCGTCGCGCGCCGACCGGATGGAAAGCTACTGACGCACAAGCTTTTGTCCGACAATCCCGGCCGCTACACCGACGCCGCTGTCGCCGGCATCCGGCATCTGCTCGGGCTCGATCCGGCGGCCGCCATTCCGGCCCACCTGGTCGAATCCGTCAAGATGGGCACCACGGTTGCCACCAACGCCCTGCTTGAACGCAAGGGCGAGCCGACCGTGCTGGTCATGACGAGGGGCTTTCGCGACGCCTTGCGCATTGCTTATCAGAACCGTCCCCGCCTGTTCGACCGCCATATCGTGCTGCCCGAGCTGCTGTACGAACAGGTGGTGGAAGCCGACGAGCGCATCGGCGCGCACGGGGATATCGTCACGCCGCTCGACGAGGCGCAATTCAGGCGCGAGCTGGGCGAAATGCATGCACGGGGTTACCGCGCAGTGGCGGTGGCGCTGATGCACGGCTACCGCTTCACGCAGCACGAGGCGGCCATCGAGCGCATCGCGCGGGAGCTCGGCTTCACCCAGGTCTCGGTATCGCACAAGGTCAGCCCGCTGATGAAGCTGGTGCCGCGCGGGGATACCACGGTCGTCGATGCCTACCTGTCGCCCATCCTGCGCCGCTATGTCGACCAGGTCGCGGACCGGATGCAGGGCGTACGGCTGCTGTTCATGCAGAGCAATGGCGGCCTCGCCGACGCACACCGTTTCCAGGGCAAGGATTCGATCCTGTCCGGGCCGGCCGGCGGCATCGTCGGCATGGCGCGCACCGCCACGAGCGCCGGCTTCGACAAGATCATCGGCTTCGACATGGGCGGCACCTCGACCGACGTGTCGCATTACGCCGGCGAGTTCGAGCGCGAGTTCGACACCCAGGTGGCGGGCGTGCGGCTGCGTGCGCCGATGATGAGCATCCATACGGTGGCCGCCGGCGGCGGTTCGCTGCTGCATTTCGACGGCACGCGCTACCGCGTCGGCCCGGACAGCGCCGGCGCCAATCCCGGCCCGGCCAGCTACCGGCGCGGCGGAAATCTCGCGCTCACCGACGCCAACCTCATGCTCGGCAAGATCCAGCCGGCCTACTTCCCGGCCGTGTTCGGCCCGCAGGGGGAGCAGCCGCTGGACCGCGACATCGTGGCGCAGAAATTCGCCGAACTGGCCGACCGGATCCATCGCGCGACCGGCAAGCGCGGCTCGCCCGAACAGGTGGCGGAAGGATTCATCGACATCGCGGTCGGCAACATGGCCAACGCGATCAAGTTCATCTCGGTGCAGCGCGGCCATGACGTCACCGAATACACGCTCAATACCTTCGGCGGCGCCGGCGGCCAGCATGCCTGCCTGGTGGCCGCCGCGCTCGGCATCACGCGCATCTTCGCGCATCCGCTGGCCGGCGTGTTGTCCGCCTACGGCATGGGACTGGCGGACCAGATCGCCATGCGCGAGCAGGCGCTGGAAATCGCGCTGGAGCCGCCGGCCATGCCGCCGTTGCGGGAAAAGCTGCAGGCGCTGGCCGCGCTGGCGCGGGACGACCTCTCCGCGCAAGGCGTGCCGCAGGAACGCATCGGCGTGGTCGAACGCGTGCACCTGCGTTACCAGGGCACCGATTCCGCCGTCGTGCTGCCGTTTTCACCGCTCGCAGACATGGTGGCGCAATTCGAGGCGGCGTACCGGAAACGCTATGCCTTCCTGATGCCGAACAAACCGCTGGTGATCGAGGCGATTTCCGTGGAAGCGATCGGCGCCTGCGAAGATGCCGAGGCCGGTGACGAATGCCTGCCGCCGCGTGCGGGCCCGCTGCGGGCAGCGGAAACAGTGCGGCTGTTCTCGGGCGGGCAATGGCATGACGCCGCGCTCTACCTGCGCGAAGACATGCGACCGGGCGACCTCGTGCACGGCCCGGCGGTCATCGCCGAAAAGAATGCCACCACCGTGGCCGAGCCCGGCTGGGCCGCCGAAGTGACCGCATTGAATCACTTGGTATTAACGCGCGTCGCGGCACGCTCACGGAGCAAGGCTATCGGCACCAGCGCCGACCCGGTGATGCTGGAAGTATTCAACAACCTCTTCATGAGCATCGCCGAGCAGATGGGGTTGCGCCTGCAGAACACCGCGTTCTCGGTCAACATCAAGGAGCGGCTGGATTTTTCCTGCGCGCTGTTCGACGCGCGCGGCAACCTGATCGCAAACGCGCCGCACATCCCGGTGCACCTCGGCTCGATGGGCGACAGCATCAAGACCATCATGCGCGCCAACGCCGGCAAGATGCGGCCGGGCGACGTGTACATGCTGAACGACCCTTACAACGGCGGCACCCACCTGCCGGACGTGACGGTGATTACGCCCGTGTTCGATGCGACCGGCAACGACATCCTGTTCTACGTCGGCTCGCGCGGCCACCACGCGGATATCGGCGGCATCACCCCGGGATCGATGCCGCCGGCCAGCAAGGTCGTCGAGGAAGAAGGCGTATTGATCGACAATTTCCTGCTGGTGCAGGGCGGGCGTCTGCGCGAGCAGGAAACGATTGCCCTGCTCTCGTCCGGCCGCCACCCCTGCCGCAACATCCCCCAGAACCTGGCCGACCTGCGCGCGCAAATCGCCGCCAACCAGAAAGGCGCGGAGGAATTGCTGAAGATGGTCGGGCACTTCGGCCTGGACGTGGTGCAGGCGTACATGCGGCATGTGCAGGACAATGCGGAAGAAGCAGTGCGCCGCGTGATCACTTCGCTCAGGGACGGCAGCTACGAGTACCGGCTCGACAATGGTGCGGCAATCAAGGTGGCGATCCGCGTCGACCGGCAGGCGCGCAGCGCCGTCATCGACTTCACCGGCACCTCGCCCCAGCTCGACAACAACTTCAACGCGCCGAGCGCCATCTGCACCGCCGCCGTGCTGTACGTGTTCCGCACGCTGGTCGATGACGACATCCCGCTCAATGCCGGCTGCCTCAAACCGCTCGAGATCATCATCCCGCAAGGCTCGATGCTCAATCCGCGCTATCCGGCCGCCGTTGTGTCCGGCAACGTCGAAACCTCGAGCTGCATTACCAATGCACTGTATGGCGCACTCGGCGTGCTCGCATCCGCCCCGTGCACGATGAACAACTTCACCTTCGGCAACGAGCGCTACCAGTATTACGAAACCATCGCGGGCGGCTCCGGCGCCGGCGATGGTTTCAACGGCACCGACGTGGTGCAGACGCACATGACCAACTCGCGCCTGACTGATCCGGAAGTGCTTGAGTGGCGCTTTCCGGTGCGCCTGGACAGCTACCAAATCCGGCCCGATTCGGGAGGCCGAGGACGTTGGCATGGCGGCAACGGCGGCATCCGCAAGATCCGCTTTCTGCAAAAAATGACCGCGGCGATCCTCTCCAACAACCGCCTCGTTGCCCCGTTCGGCATGGCCGGCGGCGAAGCGGGACAATGCGGGAGGAACTATGTGATCCGTGCCGATGGAATGCGGGAAGAACTCGGTTTTATCGCCAGTACCGAGATGCAACCGGGCGACCTGTTCGTGATCGAGACGCCCGGCGGCGGCGGCTTTGGCAGGCTGCAAGATGAAGCAAGCGAAGATGGACTGGCCAAGCGGGACGGCTAG
- a CDS encoding FAD-dependent oxidoreductase — MKPLIIIGTGLAGYTVARELRKLGNTTPIILMTADDGGFYSKPMLSNAFAQDKEARQLVTQSAAQMAAQLGATILTRTRVGHLDAAGKTVTAGNATFEYDRLVLALGAQPIRLALGGDAAHQVVSVNHVDDYALLRSRIAALGRPARVAILGAGLIGCEFADDLAGAGHQVTLVDPNTLPLSALAAPSLSRGLHAALSARGVAFRCGTTAAGVDQVSAALRVSLADGTSIDADLVLSAVGLRPDLALAQAAGLKTARGIVVDTYGQTSAPGIYALGDCAEYSDAHGSRVMPYIAPLMTAARAIARTIHGQPTHIDLKPAPVVVKTPSYPLALLPPPLPAVTGGEWHTTQNGSSAICRFYDRQGIMLGFGVAPQDASVRLQLLGELGKRAQHAA, encoded by the coding sequence ATGAAGCCGCTCATCATCATCGGCACCGGCCTGGCCGGCTACACCGTGGCCCGCGAACTGCGCAAGCTCGGCAATACCACGCCCATCATCCTCATGACGGCAGACGACGGCGGCTTCTATTCCAAGCCCATGCTGTCGAACGCCTTCGCGCAGGACAAGGAGGCGCGGCAACTGGTCACCCAGAGCGCCGCGCAGATGGCGGCCCAGCTCGGGGCCACCATCCTGACCAGGACACGCGTCGGCCACCTCGACGCCGCAGGCAAAACTGTTACCGCTGGCAATGCCACCTTCGAGTACGACCGCCTCGTGCTGGCCCTGGGCGCACAGCCGATCCGGCTGGCGCTGGGCGGCGATGCGGCGCACCAGGTGGTATCGGTCAACCATGTCGACGATTACGCGCTGTTGCGCAGCCGGATCGCGGCCCTGGGTCGGCCGGCGCGGGTGGCGATCCTCGGCGCCGGCCTGATCGGCTGCGAATTCGCCGACGACCTCGCCGGCGCAGGGCACCAGGTCACGCTGGTCGATCCGAACACCCTGCCGCTGTCGGCGCTGGCCGCGCCTTCCCTATCGCGTGGCTTGCACGCCGCCTTGAGCGCACGCGGCGTGGCATTCCGCTGCGGCACGACGGCCGCTGGCGTCGATCAGGTCAGCGCGGCGCTGCGCGTGTCGCTGGCCGACGGAACGAGCATCGACGCCGACCTCGTATTGTCGGCCGTCGGCCTGCGACCCGACCTGGCACTGGCGCAGGCCGCCGGCCTCAAGACGGCGCGCGGCATCGTGGTCGACACCTATGGACAAACCAGCGCACCCGGCATTTATGCGCTGGGCGACTGCGCCGAATACAGCGACGCGCACGGCTCGCGCGTCATGCCCTACATAGCGCCGCTAATGACGGCCGCGCGCGCCATTGCCCGCACCATCCACGGCCAGCCAACGCACATCGACCTGAAGCCGGCGCCAGTCGTCGTCAAGACACCCAGCTATCCGCTGGCCCTGCTGCCGCCGCCGCTGCCAGCCGTGACGGGCGGGGAGTGGCATACGACGCAGAATGGCTCCAGCGCAATCTGCCGCTTTTATGATCGCCAGGGAATCATGCTGGGCTTCGGCGTGGCGCCGCAGGACGCCAGCGTGCGCCTGCAACTGCTCGGCGAACTGGGCAAGCGCGCGCAGCATGCGGCCTAA